The Neobacillus sp. OS1-2 genome includes a window with the following:
- the fumC gene encoding class II fumarate hydratase, which produces MENDRIEKDTLGMVRVPADKYWGAQTQRSKQNFKIGTEKMPLELIYGLTFIKKAAATVNFQLGKLSEAKMKTIHKICDDIHHGDFDEHFPLIVWQTGSGTQTNMNVNEVIANRANHLLNEQKSTEKIHPNDDVNMSQSSNDTFPTAMHIAGYIKITETLIPALQQLKNTLLEKEKAFSTIVKIGRTHLQDATPLTLGQEISGWRAMLEKDERMIKEASTYLLDLAIGGTAVGTGINADPQFGKKTAEQIASLTGYPFRTSENKFHALTSHDEIVYVHGALKALAADLMKMANDVRWLASGPRSGIGELTIPANEPGSSIMPGKVNPTQSEALTMIACQVFGNDATIGFAASQGNFELNVFKPVIIYNLIQSIRLLTDGMQSFNQNCAIGLEANVEIIKDHVERSLMLVTALNPHIGYEKAAEIAKLAFKENTTLKDAALKTGYVTAEQFAEWLKPEKMI; this is translated from the coding sequence GTGGAGAATGATCGAATAGAAAAAGATACGCTTGGTATGGTCCGTGTTCCTGCGGATAAATATTGGGGAGCACAAACACAGCGGAGCAAGCAAAATTTTAAGATCGGTACCGAAAAAATGCCTTTGGAGCTCATTTATGGTTTGACCTTTATTAAAAAGGCAGCCGCAACGGTAAATTTTCAATTAGGAAAGCTGAGCGAAGCAAAAATGAAGACGATTCATAAAATTTGTGATGATATTCATCATGGCGACTTTGATGAACATTTCCCATTGATTGTCTGGCAGACAGGGAGCGGTACCCAAACAAATATGAACGTCAACGAGGTAATCGCCAATCGAGCCAATCATTTACTGAACGAGCAGAAGAGTACAGAAAAAATACATCCAAATGATGATGTCAATATGTCGCAAAGCTCAAATGATACATTTCCAACGGCCATGCATATTGCGGGCTATATAAAAATAACTGAAACACTAATTCCAGCTTTACAGCAACTAAAAAACACACTTCTTGAAAAAGAAAAAGCTTTCTCAACGATTGTAAAAATTGGCCGTACGCATTTACAGGATGCCACACCATTGACGCTTGGGCAGGAGATTAGCGGCTGGAGGGCCATGCTTGAAAAAGACGAAAGAATGATCAAGGAAGCAAGTACCTATCTCCTTGATTTAGCTATTGGCGGGACGGCGGTAGGGACAGGAATTAATGCCGATCCGCAGTTTGGCAAAAAAACAGCTGAGCAGATTGCCTCACTTACGGGTTACCCTTTTCGCACTTCGGAAAACAAATTTCATGCATTGACTAGTCATGATGAAATTGTTTATGTTCATGGAGCACTAAAAGCCTTAGCCGCAGATCTGATGAAAATGGCTAATGATGTCCGCTGGCTTGCAAGCGGGCCAAGGAGTGGAATTGGCGAATTGACTATTCCTGCTAATGAACCGGGCAGCTCGATCATGCCGGGAAAAGTCAATCCAACACAAAGCGAGGCATTAACCATGATTGCGTGCCAAGTGTTTGGCAATGACGCCACCATTGGTTTTGCCGCCAGTCAAGGGAATTTTGAGCTGAATGTGTTTAAACCGGTTATTATTTATAACTTGATCCAATCGATTAGGCTTCTTACCGACGGAATGCAGTCCTTTAATCAAAATTGTGCAATCGGTCTGGAAGCAAATGTGGAAATCATAAAGGATCACGTGGAGCGGTCGTTAATGTTAGTAACGGCATTAAACCCACATATTGGCTACGAAAAAGCTGCTGAAATTGCCAAGCTTGCTTTTAAGGAAAATACCACGTTGAAAGATGCCGCCCTTAAAACGGGATATGTTACAGCAGAACAATTTGCAGAATGGTTGAAGCCTGAAAAAATGATATAA
- a CDS encoding nuclease-related domain-containing protein — MAYKPRLPREEMIILCSLHARWNLSDDEKRNYLNLKKGFEGEVQFDSLTEKLASECLIVNDLLLEVNKTKFQIDTLLVQDKLYLFDVKNLESDYCFENGEFYYKTGRLTNNPLTQLRRCENLFRQLLQKHGYHLPVEPRLVFINPEFTLYQAPKNEPLTLPTQVSALMRKLNSWPGKINEKHRKLADLLVSLHQVESPYTRVPHYDYEEQQKGIICISCQSFALTVNGRKLICDDCGCEEGIDAAVLRSVKELKLLFPVQKITTNVVYEWCGGIGSKKMFKRILSNNLKSVGYGQWTCYE; from the coding sequence ATGGCATATAAGCCACGATTACCACGGGAAGAAATGATTATATTATGCAGCTTACACGCTCGCTGGAATCTGTCCGATGATGAAAAGAGAAACTATTTAAATTTGAAAAAAGGCTTTGAAGGAGAGGTGCAATTTGATTCTTTAACAGAAAAATTGGCAAGTGAATGTTTGATTGTAAACGATTTGCTGCTTGAGGTAAACAAAACGAAGTTCCAAATTGACACATTGCTTGTTCAAGATAAACTTTACCTGTTTGATGTTAAGAATTTAGAAAGCGATTATTGTTTTGAAAACGGTGAGTTCTACTACAAGACTGGAAGACTTACCAATAATCCTCTAACACAATTAAGACGATGTGAAAATCTGTTCCGTCAATTGCTCCAAAAACACGGTTATCACCTACCTGTTGAACCGCGATTAGTCTTTATCAACCCCGAGTTTACTCTCTACCAAGCACCAAAAAATGAGCCACTCACACTTCCTACTCAGGTTTCTGCCCTAATGAGAAAATTAAATTCCTGGCCAGGGAAGATTAATGAAAAACACAGAAAGCTTGCGGACCTTTTGGTTTCCCTGCATCAAGTTGAATCTCCATATACGCGTGTGCCCCATTATGACTATGAAGAACAGCAGAAAGGGATCATTTGCATTTCGTGCCAATCGTTTGCGCTTACTGTTAATGGAAGGAAGCTTATTTGTGATGATTGCGGCTGTGAAGAGGGTATTGATGCAGCGGTACTAAGAAGTGTGAAGGAACTTAAGCTTTTATTTCCAGTGCAGAAGATTACTACGAATGTGGTTTATGAGTGGTGCGGGGGGATTGGGTCAAAGAAAATGTTTAAGAGGATTCTAAGTAATAATCTGAAGTCAGTTGGGTATGGACAATGGACATGCTATGAGTGA
- a CDS encoding FeoB-associated Cys-rich membrane protein: MIASVVIGVAIFGYAAYALVKFINKSKKGKCAACDLKNSCSSQCGLPGSEIINLNLLS; this comes from the coding sequence ATGATAGCCAGTGTGGTCATCGGTGTTGCGATTTTTGGATATGCGGCCTATGCATTAGTAAAGTTTATCAATAAATCGAAAAAGGGAAAATGTGCGGCATGTGATTTGAAAAATTCTTGTTCCAGCCAGTGCGGCCTCCCCGGAAGTGAAATAATTAATTTAAATCTGCTATCTTAA
- the feoB gene encoding ferrous iron transport protein B — protein sequence MEIALIGNPNTGKTSLFNNLTGSYEYVGNWSGVTVEKKVGVFKNNIGQLIDLPGVYTLNPLSKDEGVVTSFFLNESVDRLLNILDASQLERNLHLTLQLLEFEKPALIGLNMIDVANKRGIHIDSSKLSKVLGVPVVPVVARSGKGCDKLVDVISTKSIEPANKNLVYYGIEVEEAITSLAGELSGKTNRSLRFLAIQYFEGNEYVINYVNGIADKQRVNTIMANLEAKLQKQAAGKSLSNIIYLKRKEVIEKIVAEVARKSDSTIPLSEKIDTIVTNRFLGMPIFLLLMYLMFMLTFDWLGTPLSDILDGFLTGPVTAGFESVLSAIHASQFIHALIIEGLVAGVGGVLVFVPQIFILFFFISLLEDSGYMARVALVMDRIMESVGLNGKAFIPMMIGFGCNVPGIMAARTIETPRERLLTILLTPLMSCSARLPVYAIFVGAFFAGHKAFVVLSLYVLGIVVALILAKIFSTTLLKSETSLFVIELPPYRLPQFQSLWKSTWDKGKGFVRKAGTFIFAGSVFIWLLSYAGPHGLKVDMDDSYLAVIGNVIAPIFDPIGFGTWQASASLITGFLAKEAIISTMNIIYFVPNDASLQGLLADYYTPLAAYSFMVFILLYIPCLATVATIYKETGSKKWTAFSMTYAFVIAYILSLIIYQGGKLFGLV from the coding sequence ATGGAAATCGCTCTTATTGGTAACCCCAATACTGGAAAAACATCATTGTTTAATAATCTTACAGGTTCCTATGAATATGTTGGTAACTGGAGCGGTGTAACAGTTGAAAAGAAAGTTGGCGTATTCAAAAATAATATTGGCCAATTAATTGATTTACCCGGTGTCTATACTCTAAATCCGCTTTCAAAGGATGAGGGTGTTGTTACCTCTTTCTTTTTGAATGAGTCGGTTGATCGGTTGCTCAATATTTTAGATGCATCACAATTAGAACGGAATTTACATTTGACCCTGCAATTGCTGGAGTTTGAGAAGCCGGCTCTGATTGGCCTTAATATGATTGATGTAGCCAATAAACGTGGGATTCACATCGATTCTTCCAAACTCTCAAAAGTTCTTGGTGTTCCTGTTGTCCCAGTCGTGGCAAGGAGCGGAAAAGGCTGCGACAAGTTAGTGGATGTCATTTCCACAAAATCAATCGAGCCAGCCAACAAGAATCTTGTTTATTATGGCATAGAGGTAGAAGAGGCGATTACTTCCCTGGCAGGTGAGTTAAGCGGTAAAACGAATCGCTCACTGCGCTTTCTTGCAATTCAATATTTTGAAGGAAATGAATATGTAATAAACTATGTAAATGGGATTGCAGACAAACAACGGGTAAACACGATAATGGCCAACCTGGAAGCGAAGTTGCAGAAACAAGCTGCGGGTAAATCATTATCAAATATTATTTATTTAAAAAGGAAAGAAGTCATTGAAAAAATAGTCGCAGAAGTCGCAAGAAAAAGTGATTCGACCATCCCATTATCAGAAAAGATTGATACCATTGTGACAAATCGGTTTCTGGGGATGCCGATATTTTTGCTGCTTATGTATCTGATGTTCATGCTGACATTTGATTGGCTTGGTACACCGTTATCAGATATTTTAGATGGCTTTTTAACAGGACCCGTAACCGCCGGATTTGAAAGTGTTTTATCAGCTATCCACGCATCTCAATTTATTCACGCTTTGATTATTGAAGGATTAGTTGCAGGGGTCGGCGGGGTTTTAGTGTTTGTACCGCAAATCTTTATTCTGTTCTTCTTTATTTCATTACTAGAGGATTCAGGGTATATGGCACGTGTCGCTTTGGTCATGGATCGAATTATGGAATCGGTGGGGTTAAATGGAAAGGCGTTTATTCCGATGATGATTGGTTTTGGCTGTAATGTACCTGGTATTATGGCGGCAAGAACGATTGAAACCCCACGTGAACGATTGTTGACCATACTGCTGACGCCATTAATGTCATGTTCCGCCCGCTTGCCCGTTTATGCCATATTTGTAGGAGCCTTTTTTGCAGGCCATAAAGCATTCGTGGTATTAAGCCTGTATGTTCTTGGGATTGTTGTCGCTTTAATTCTAGCAAAAATCTTTTCTACTACTTTATTAAAATCAGAAACATCCTTATTTGTCATCGAACTGCCTCCATACCGGCTTCCACAGTTCCAGTCCTTGTGGAAAAGTACTTGGGACAAGGGGAAAGGGTTCGTAAGGAAGGCAGGTACGTTTATTTTTGCTGGTTCTGTCTTTATCTGGCTGTTGTCCTACGCGGGCCCGCATGGATTAAAAGTAGATATGGATGATAGTTATTTAGCGGTGATTGGAAATGTGATTGCCCCTATTTTTGACCCAATTGGTTTTGGAACCTGGCAGGCATCTGCTTCATTAATTACAGGTTTCTTGGCTAAAGAAGCGATTATTTCTACCATGAATATTATTTATTTCGTACCGAACGATGCTAGCTTGCAGGGATTATTGGCTGATTATTATACTCCGCTTGCTGCCTATAGTTTTATGGTATTTATCCTTTTATATATCCCGTGTTTAGCAACTGTAGCAACCATTTATAAAGAAACTGGATCAAAGAAGTGGACGGCTTTTTCAATGACCTATGCCTTCGTGATTGCCTATATTTTGTCTTTGATTATTTACCAAGGCGGAAAACTGTTTGGGTTGGTTTAA
- a CDS encoding NAD(P)H-binding protein, translated as MNICLLGATGRVGSVILENALAHHLSIKAVVRDLTKYTIEAQGLTVIEGNVLDQAVLADSIYGSDAVISALNTDGSSTLSDSIPIITKYMKESGIRRIITIGTAGILQARSAPHLYRFQSAESKRKSTKDAEEHLKAYLLLKESGLDWTVVCPTYLPVGERMGNYRYEKDVLPENPSSISIFDTGDFAFQQLFSDEFIGSRVGLTY; from the coding sequence GTGAACATTTGCCTTTTGGGTGCAACAGGAAGAGTGGGTTCGGTTATTCTTGAGAATGCCTTAGCACACCATCTTTCTATCAAAGCCGTTGTAAGGGATCTAACTAAATATACCATTGAAGCCCAAGGGCTCACCGTAATCGAAGGAAACGTTCTAGATCAAGCAGTTCTGGCCGATTCAATTTATGGTTCAGATGCAGTCATCAGCGCACTAAATACGGATGGAAGTTCAACACTTTCTGATTCCATTCCTATTATTACCAAGTATATGAAGGAAAGCGGAATCAGGCGGATTATTACCATTGGAACAGCGGGAATCCTTCAGGCTCGATCTGCTCCACATTTATACCGTTTTCAATCGGCAGAATCAAAGCGGAAAAGCACGAAGGATGCCGAGGAACATTTAAAAGCCTATTTGTTATTAAAGGAGTCCGGCCTTGATTGGACAGTCGTTTGTCCCACATATTTGCCTGTCGGTGAAAGAATGGGCAACTATCGATACGAAAAAGACGTTTTACCGGAAAATCCTTCGTCGATCTCGATATTTGATACCGGTGACTTCGCATTTCAACAGCTGTTTAGCGACGAATTTATTGGCTCGCGAGTCGGCCTTACCTATTAG
- a CDS encoding helix-turn-helix transcriptional regulator: MTREEIIMQVSEKLRLIRTEAGYTQDKMADIIGVSKKTLVQIEKGRVLANWSTVVSICALFRETETVQFLFGNEPLEVLETVALNGIDLRKTKTLGGRVWWKILTQKNGFILQQNILSKHFRILDARNYRIFSSFDEKLSKQRYKELTKSE; this comes from the coding sequence GTGACCAGGGAAGAAATTATCATGCAAGTTTCTGAAAAGCTTCGTCTAATACGAACAGAAGCAGGATACACACAGGATAAAATGGCGGATATAATTGGTGTATCGAAGAAAACACTCGTACAAATTGAAAAAGGAAGAGTTCTTGCTAACTGGTCCACTGTTGTATCGATTTGTGCACTTTTTCGCGAAACGGAAACGGTCCAATTTTTATTTGGGAACGAGCCCCTTGAGGTATTAGAAACGGTGGCCCTTAATGGAATAGATCTTCGTAAGACCAAAACGTTGGGTGGCCGAGTTTGGTGGAAAATACTAACCCAGAAGAATGGTTTCATTCTCCAGCAAAATATTTTAAGTAAACATTTTCGGATTTTGGATGCAAGAAACTACCGGATCTTTAGCAGTTTTGATGAAAAGCTTTCAAAACAGCGCTATAAAGAACTAACAAAGAGCGAATAA
- a CDS encoding YxlC family protein produces MKNQKVIKLNSEQQNKQDIDTIAELQGGLQKIDQFPVYTPNLQWFEQFVIQEQQNKKKRFIRDMSIFSIISLIILSGIIISLYQMPVIFISVQIITIVFIVVYSSVQLVKKANHI; encoded by the coding sequence GTGAAGAATCAGAAAGTCATCAAACTGAACAGCGAACAACAAAATAAACAAGACATAGATACGATTGCCGAGCTGCAAGGGGGATTACAAAAAATCGATCAGTTCCCCGTCTATACGCCAAATTTACAATGGTTTGAACAATTTGTAATACAGGAACAGCAGAATAAAAAGAAAAGATTCATCAGAGACATGTCAATTTTCTCTATTATCTCACTTATCATTTTAAGTGGGATAATCATATCCCTTTATCAAATGCCAGTTATTTTTATCTCTGTGCAAATTATCACCATCGTCTTCATCGTAGTATACAGCAGTGTTCAGCTTGTAAAGAAGGCGAATCATATATGA
- the sigY gene encoding RNA polymerase sigma factor SigY → MDALIKNAKKGDHLAFATLFKENYPFLVKYLMKITMNPDTAEEIAQETMAKCVQKIHLYNGQSKFSTWLVSIATNTYIDQCRKIKREKSWQDQEEVYRKLKWHFESRNEEWNDAMEALGKLPEDVRVPIILKHYYGYSYEEIGEWMNISPGTVKSRVHNGIKSVRRELKLGEESESHQTEQRTTK, encoded by the coding sequence ATGGATGCATTGATTAAAAATGCAAAAAAAGGGGATCATCTTGCTTTTGCCACGTTGTTTAAAGAAAATTATCCTTTCCTTGTAAAATATTTAATGAAAATTACAATGAATCCTGATACAGCAGAAGAAATAGCACAGGAAACAATGGCGAAATGTGTGCAAAAGATTCACCTTTATAATGGTCAAAGCAAATTTAGTACATGGCTGGTTTCAATCGCAACCAATACATACATTGACCAATGCCGAAAAATAAAACGAGAGAAAAGTTGGCAAGATCAAGAGGAAGTATACCGTAAGTTGAAATGGCATTTTGAAAGCAGAAATGAAGAGTGGAATGATGCCATGGAGGCACTTGGGAAATTGCCAGAGGATGTTAGGGTACCTATCATTTTGAAGCATTACTATGGTTATTCCTATGAAGAAATTGGAGAATGGATGAATATTTCTCCAGGAACAGTAAAATCACGGGTTCATAATGGAATAAAGTCAGTCAGAAGGGAGCTGAAGCTGGGTGAAGAATCAGAAAGTCATCAAACTGAACAGCGAACAACAAAATAA
- a CDS encoding ABC transporter ATP-binding protein — MAELKLDHIFKIYDNKVTAVQDFNLHIEDKEFIVFVGPSGCGKSTTLRMIAGLEDISKGDFYIDGKRVNDVAPKDRDIAMVFQNYALYPHMTVYDNMAFGLKLRKFQKSEIDRRVQEAAKILGLEAYLTRKPKALSGGQRQRVALGRAIVRDAKVFLMDEPLSNLDAKLRVAMRAEIAKLHRRLDTTTIYVTHDQTEAMTMATRLVVMKDGVIQQVGSPKEVYEKPENVFVGGFIGSPAMNFFHGKLEDGKFVIENVSIAVPEGKMKFLREQGYVGKPIILGVRPEDIHDEPVFIEASTGTKIKANVDVAELTGAELMVYSSIGGQDFVARLDSRADVHPGDVVDLAFDLNKAHFFDADTESRIRTLTDK, encoded by the coding sequence ATGGCAGAGTTAAAATTAGATCATATTTTTAAAATTTACGATAATAAGGTAACGGCAGTCCAGGATTTTAATTTGCATATTGAAGATAAAGAATTTATCGTGTTTGTTGGCCCATCTGGCTGCGGTAAATCTACAACACTTCGGATGATTGCAGGTCTTGAAGATATTTCAAAGGGCGATTTCTACATTGATGGAAAAAGAGTCAATGATGTAGCGCCAAAAGATCGTGATATTGCGATGGTTTTCCAAAACTACGCTCTTTATCCACATATGACAGTTTATGATAATATGGCATTCGGATTAAAGCTTCGTAAATTTCAAAAAAGTGAAATTGACCGCCGCGTGCAAGAAGCAGCTAAGATTCTAGGCTTAGAAGCATACTTAACTCGTAAACCAAAAGCACTTTCAGGCGGTCAGCGCCAGCGTGTTGCCTTAGGTCGTGCGATTGTCCGTGATGCAAAAGTCTTCTTAATGGATGAGCCATTATCAAACCTTGATGCGAAGCTTCGTGTAGCGATGCGTGCAGAAATTGCTAAGCTTCACCGCCGCCTAGATACAACGACAATCTATGTAACACATGACCAGACAGAAGCGATGACAATGGCGACAAGATTGGTTGTTATGAAGGACGGGGTTATTCAACAAGTTGGTTCACCAAAAGAAGTATATGAAAAACCAGAAAATGTATTTGTTGGCGGCTTCATTGGGTCTCCAGCAATGAACTTCTTCCATGGTAAATTAGAAGATGGGAAATTCGTCATTGAAAATGTCTCGATTGCGGTTCCAGAAGGTAAAATGAAATTCCTTCGTGAACAAGGTTATGTTGGAAAACCCATTATCCTTGGGGTGCGCCCGGAAGACATTCATGATGAGCCTGTATTCATTGAAGCCTCTACAGGTACTAAGATCAAAGCCAATGTTGATGTTGCTGAATTAACAGGTGCAGAATTAATGGTCTATTCTAGTATTGGAGGACAAGACTTCGTTGCACGCCTAGATTCACGTGCAGATGTCCATCCTGGCGATGTTGTAGACCTTGCGTTCGACTTAAATAAGGCTCATTTCTTTGATGCCGATACAGAATCCAGAATTCGTACCCTTACTGATAAATAA
- a CDS encoding alpha/beta-type small acid-soluble spore protein has protein sequence MASNNNSNQLLVPGVEQALNQMKYEIATEFGVNLGADTTSRANGSVGGEITKRLVQMAESQLGGFQR, from the coding sequence ATGGCTAGTAACAACAACTCTAATCAACTTTTAGTACCAGGCGTCGAGCAAGCACTTAATCAAATGAAGTACGAAATTGCTACAGAATTTGGCGTTAACCTTGGTGCGGATACTACTTCACGTGCTAACGGTTCTGTCGGTGGAGAAATTACCAAGCGTCTTGTACAAATGGCTGAATCTCAACTTGGCGGATTCCAACGCTAA
- a CDS encoding sigma-Y antisigma factor component, with the protein MNKDLSLITVIGVVLILLTQSIYLFIDARKRNHNYWLWGIVGLIQAPMPTLFYLIFVRKIFQKNDRKMGDSNDNDGDE; encoded by the coding sequence ATGAATAAGGATCTTTCATTAATCACCGTAATCGGAGTTGTCCTGATTTTATTAACGCAAAGCATCTATTTATTTATTGATGCCAGGAAACGCAACCATAATTATTGGCTCTGGGGAATTGTTGGTCTAATTCAGGCACCAATGCCAACCCTATTTTACTTGATTTTTGTCAGAAAAATATTTCAAAAAAACGATCGAAAAATGGGGGATTCAAACGATAATGATGGGGACGAATGA
- a CDS encoding penicillin-binding protein 1A — MVFKDKVSDIFKNWKKWHLLQIIVLVMLMMVLSFFGLLYYFSKDADISELKNELPQPTVFYDVGGNVASKVSANKNEGVPIKEVPDSMKNAIVAIEDHRFYRHNGVDLIGTSRALFHDLKAGGMVEGGSTITQQLTKNTILTSEKTVKRKLQEVFLAIAVEREYTKQEILQMYLNQIYFGNGAYGIKQAAGKYFAKEVNDLSISESAMLAGLIKAPSALNPYEHMEKATERRNLVLAQMKEQGFISAEQYEKAKQDKVVLNDKGGDPFRGKFPYYVDQVLDEAIREYGFTQDELLTGGYQIYTELDPLMQTAIENTYSNDTLFPNGKDPLMQSGGILVDPKTGGVRALVGGRGEHTFRGYNRASQLKAQPGSSFKPLAVYAPALEDGWKITDMLKDEEMKFGNYQPSNYDHQYAGEVPMYEAVKESKNVSAVWLLNELGIEKGLDSVKRFGITLDKEDHNLSMALGGLHKGVSPLDMAEAFSVFPNNGVRVKAHVIQKIVDSGGKVVAEWKVEKERVTTKAVTDNMTTMLLGVVEQGTGEPAQIPGRETAGKTGSTQVPIKGINGLKDQWFVGYTPQLVGAFWVGYDKTDADHYITPTSGTGSSVIFREVMKEALENSPNESFKVPHIASLIEQRKKEEEKSNIGEKFNNELQKWEEKWNKQKEKWKDKGKGKGKAKDKGKGHGH; from the coding sequence TTGGTATTTAAAGATAAGGTAAGTGACATTTTTAAGAACTGGAAAAAATGGCATTTGCTCCAAATAATTGTGCTAGTTATGTTAATGATGGTTCTAAGCTTTTTTGGCCTTCTCTATTATTTTTCAAAGGATGCAGATATTTCAGAGTTGAAAAATGAGCTTCCACAACCCACTGTTTTTTATGATGTCGGTGGGAATGTGGCCAGTAAGGTGTCTGCCAATAAAAACGAAGGGGTGCCAATTAAAGAAGTTCCCGATTCTATGAAAAATGCGATCGTTGCCATTGAGGATCACCGTTTTTACCGGCATAATGGGGTGGATTTGATTGGTACTTCTAGAGCATTGTTCCATGACCTTAAGGCAGGAGGAATGGTTGAGGGCGGTAGTACCATCACACAGCAATTGACGAAAAATACAATCCTCACTTCTGAAAAGACAGTAAAGAGGAAACTTCAGGAAGTATTTTTAGCAATCGCGGTAGAACGAGAATACACGAAGCAAGAAATCCTACAAATGTATTTAAACCAAATTTATTTTGGAAATGGTGCATATGGTATTAAACAAGCCGCTGGCAAATACTTTGCAAAAGAGGTTAACGATCTATCCATAAGCGAATCTGCCATGCTAGCAGGACTGATAAAGGCGCCATCTGCACTAAATCCTTACGAACATATGGAAAAAGCCACGGAACGACGCAATCTTGTGTTAGCACAAATGAAAGAGCAAGGCTTTATTTCCGCTGAGCAATATGAAAAGGCGAAACAGGATAAAGTCGTCTTAAATGATAAGGGCGGTGATCCGTTTCGCGGAAAATTTCCTTACTATGTCGATCAAGTATTAGATGAAGCTATCCGAGAATACGGGTTTACCCAAGACGAATTATTGACAGGCGGCTATCAAATTTATACAGAGCTTGATCCACTGATGCAAACGGCAATCGAGAATACTTATTCGAATGATACCTTATTTCCAAATGGAAAAGATCCTCTTATGCAAAGTGGCGGTATTTTAGTAGATCCCAAAACGGGCGGGGTTAGGGCGCTTGTGGGCGGCAGGGGCGAACATACCTTTAGGGGTTATAATCGAGCCTCCCAATTAAAGGCACAGCCGGGATCTTCCTTTAAGCCTTTGGCAGTTTATGCTCCTGCACTTGAAGACGGCTGGAAAATAACAGATATGTTAAAAGATGAGGAAATGAAGTTTGGGAATTATCAACCTAGTAACTACGATCATCAATATGCAGGCGAAGTACCAATGTATGAGGCGGTTAAGGAATCGAAAAATGTTTCCGCTGTTTGGCTGCTAAATGAGCTGGGAATTGAAAAAGGGTTGGATTCTGTTAAACGGTTTGGTATTACTTTGGATAAAGAGGATCATAATTTATCCATGGCTCTTGGCGGGCTACATAAAGGTGTTTCACCGTTGGATATGGCTGAGGCCTTCTCTGTTTTTCCGAATAATGGTGTTAGAGTGAAAGCGCATGTTATTCAAAAAATTGTTGATTCAGGAGGTAAGGTTGTAGCGGAATGGAAGGTTGAAAAGGAGAGAGTAACGACCAAGGCTGTAACTGACAACATGACAACGATGCTGCTTGGTGTTGTCGAGCAAGGGACAGGAGAACCGGCGCAAATACCTGGGAGGGAAACGGCAGGGAAAACCGGCTCTACTCAGGTTCCTATTAAAGGAATTAACGGTTTGAAGGATCAATGGTTTGTCGGTTATACACCGCAGTTAGTGGGAGCTTTTTGGGTTGGCTATGATAAAACAGATGCCGATCATTATATAACACCCACTAGCGGAACAGGGTCATCGGTTATTTTCCGCGAAGTCATGAAGGAGGCTTTGGAGAATTCACCTAACGAAAGCTTTAAGGTACCACATATTGCATCATTAATTGAACAACGGAAAAAAGAAGAAGAAAAGAGTAATATTGGGGAGAAATTTAACAACGAACTACAAAAATGGGAAGAAAAATGGAACAAACAGAAAGAGAAGTGGAAGGACAAGGGGAAAGGAAAGGGTAAGGCCAAGGATAAAGGGAAGGGGCATGGGCATTAA